A window from Litorilinea aerophila encodes these proteins:
- a CDS encoding LAGLIDADG family homing endonuclease, producing the protein MTEQIDSQLRTTARTVIENVKGQRIPVTPPDYVDDAKIRLTENSRKVLERRYLRRDVDGTLLETPAGMFYRVASHIAQVEAQHGGDVDAVTRTFYELLTDFRFFPNSPTFTGAGTPLGQLAACFVIPIADDMGKSSDGIFSSLRVAALIQQTGGGNGFSFSRLRPKNDIVHTSAGRATGPVGFLRVYDQAFGEIAQGGSRRGANMGVLRVDHPDIEEFIECKAEEGKITNFNISVAITDEFMQAVKDDTDFHLRNPRDGKVWKTVRARDLFEKIIRHAHHNGEPGALFIDAANRSNPVPHLYELEATNPCFVGETRIPTEYGLLTIAELADMEQGGFIVTDNRALPNGGVGRTPGVALRAASPAWMTRRKTTVLRLMTRQGYSVTATPDHRFLTPSGYVALDSLKPGDRVLLQSGEGVWSRDERLPHQEFFAERVAEMAHGGDRVTGRTVQRKDFLQQYANLPDTWSHGLGVALGFLVGDGWLSEDSNSPVGFVFSDAESLERVHSALKPWFGEGCLHQRERVTQLTYGRLPFEFFRSLGVAAVRAHEKRVPSSIWRAPRTAVVGFLQGLFSADGSVQINAQKRDCTVRLASSSLVLLQEVQLLLSNFGIVARIHQRRQAGMRRMPDGKGGHALYAHRPQYELIIGKQNRDRFAEKIGFLQTHKQELLMQYIDGKSRASNQETFEDVIVSVEPAGLADVYDLTQPDTNSLIANGLVAHNCGEQWLGPYENCCLGSINLAQHVTTDDQGKPVVDWELLRRTVRESTHFLDNVVSANAYVPAVPEVAEAAYRARRIGLGIMGLGDMMFKLGIRYGSETGQEFAAQIMEFIRYHCMQKSIELAQERGPFPAFKGSIYDPEAGPGRGMAWQPPRPLQPYRHDWQRPPLDWNEIVAGIERHGIRNAAQTTVAPTGTIATVCGCEGYGCEPVFALGYIRHFKDGDRDVELNYTSPLFEEALNQTDLSPEAKERIKQHVAVYGSCQNLPEVPEHIRHTFVVSSDITAEEHVRMQAAIQAFVDNSISKTINFPEHATEEDVAKAYMLAWELGCKGLTVYVTGSRQEVVLETKATKARKEESPAMAEGQPAVESSSQTPVPYANGAQAPAAATEDVKPIMTKRPRPKTLHGVTYRKETPLGTAYITINNDERNEPFEVFLNVGKAGSEVSAVSEALGRLISLVLRMPASLPPSERLRWVMDELAGIGGGRPLGFGANRVRSLPDGVAQVLAEHLSEHPPAREELHLAEQLALPIAQRPIGDICPDCGEAAFLNVEGCRKCHVCGYSEC; encoded by the coding sequence ATGACTGAACAGATCGACAGCCAGTTGAGGACCACCGCCCGGACGGTCATCGAGAACGTCAAGGGGCAACGCATCCCCGTCACGCCACCCGACTACGTGGATGACGCCAAGATTCGGCTCACGGAAAACAGCCGCAAGGTGCTGGAGCGCCGCTACCTGCGCCGGGATGTGGACGGCACCCTGCTGGAGACGCCGGCGGGTATGTTCTACCGGGTGGCCAGCCACATCGCCCAGGTGGAGGCCCAGCACGGCGGCGATGTGGACGCGGTGACCCGCACCTTCTATGAGCTGCTGACCGATTTCCGCTTTTTCCCCAACAGCCCCACCTTCACCGGCGCGGGGACCCCCCTGGGCCAGTTGGCGGCCTGTTTCGTCATTCCCATTGCCGACGACATGGGCAAGAGCAGCGACGGCATCTTCAGCAGCCTGCGGGTGGCAGCCCTGATCCAGCAGACCGGTGGTGGCAACGGCTTCTCCTTCAGCCGGCTGCGCCCCAAGAACGATATCGTCCACACCTCCGCCGGCCGTGCCACCGGCCCGGTGGGCTTCCTGCGGGTCTACGACCAGGCCTTTGGGGAAATTGCCCAGGGCGGCAGTCGACGGGGCGCCAACATGGGCGTGTTGCGGGTGGATCACCCGGACATCGAAGAGTTCATCGAATGCAAGGCGGAAGAGGGCAAGATCACCAACTTCAACATCTCCGTGGCCATCACCGATGAGTTCATGCAGGCGGTGAAGGACGACACCGACTTTCATCTCCGCAACCCCCGGGATGGCAAGGTGTGGAAGACGGTCCGGGCCCGGGATCTCTTCGAGAAGATCATCCGGCATGCCCACCACAACGGCGAGCCAGGCGCCCTCTTCATCGATGCGGCCAACCGCAGCAACCCCGTGCCCCACTTGTATGAGTTGGAGGCGACCAACCCGTGTTTTGTGGGTGAAACGCGCATCCCTACCGAATATGGCCTGCTGACTATCGCCGAACTGGCCGATATGGAGCAGGGTGGATTTATTGTGACCGACAATCGAGCTCTCCCGAACGGCGGGGTTGGGCGTACCCCAGGTGTTGCTCTGCGTGCAGCATCACCTGCCTGGATGACGCGTCGGAAGACAACGGTGTTGCGCCTGATGACCCGCCAAGGCTATTCTGTTACGGCAACTCCCGATCATCGCTTTTTGACACCGTCTGGCTACGTGGCTTTGGACAGTCTGAAGCCTGGTGATCGCGTGCTTTTGCAGAGTGGCGAAGGTGTTTGGAGTCGGGATGAACGTCTCCCGCACCAGGAATTCTTTGCAGAACGAGTGGCGGAAATGGCCCATGGCGGAGATCGTGTCACCGGCCGCACTGTCCAACGCAAAGATTTCCTCCAGCAGTATGCTAATTTGCCTGATACCTGGAGTCATGGTCTAGGGGTTGCTTTGGGCTTCCTTGTGGGCGATGGATGGCTCTCGGAGGATAGTAATAGCCCTGTAGGATTTGTGTTTTCTGACGCGGAGTCTCTAGAGCGTGTCCATAGCGCATTGAAACCTTGGTTTGGCGAGGGATGTCTACACCAGCGCGAGCGCGTAACACAACTGACCTACGGTCGGCTGCCATTTGAATTCTTCCGATCCCTGGGTGTAGCCGCTGTTCGGGCGCATGAAAAGCGTGTGCCTTCCAGCATATGGCGCGCTCCGCGTACAGCTGTGGTTGGCTTCCTGCAGGGTCTCTTTAGCGCAGATGGCTCTGTGCAGATCAACGCCCAAAAACGGGATTGTACCGTCCGGTTGGCCAGCAGTTCTCTCGTATTGCTTCAAGAGGTACAGCTCCTACTGAGCAACTTTGGAATCGTGGCCCGCATTCATCAACGTCGCCAGGCCGGAATGCGTCGGATGCCTGATGGAAAAGGAGGTCATGCTCTGTATGCCCATCGGCCGCAATATGAGTTGATAATCGGTAAGCAGAATCGGGACCGGTTCGCTGAAAAGATTGGCTTCCTGCAGACCCACAAGCAGGAATTGCTGATGCAATACATCGACGGCAAGTCTCGTGCCTCGAACCAGGAAACCTTTGAGGACGTGATCGTTTCTGTCGAACCTGCTGGGCTTGCCGATGTCTACGATCTGACTCAACCTGACACAAACAGCCTTATCGCCAACGGCCTGGTAGCACACAATTGCGGCGAGCAATGGCTTGGACCCTATGAAAATTGCTGCCTGGGCTCCATCAACCTGGCCCAGCATGTGACCACCGACGACCAGGGGAAGCCGGTGGTGGACTGGGAACTGCTGCGGCGTACCGTCCGGGAGAGCACCCACTTCCTGGACAACGTGGTCAGCGCCAACGCCTATGTGCCCGCCGTGCCAGAGGTGGCAGAGGCGGCCTACCGGGCCCGCCGCATCGGCCTGGGCATCATGGGCCTGGGCGACATGATGTTCAAGCTGGGCATCCGCTACGGCAGTGAGACCGGCCAGGAGTTCGCCGCCCAGATCATGGAATTCATCCGCTACCACTGCATGCAGAAGAGCATCGAGCTGGCCCAGGAGAGAGGCCCCTTCCCGGCCTTCAAGGGCAGCATTTACGATCCCGAGGCCGGACCCGGCCGCGGCATGGCCTGGCAACCGCCCCGACCCCTGCAGCCGTACCGCCACGACTGGCAACGGCCACCCCTGGACTGGAACGAAATCGTGGCCGGCATCGAGCGGCACGGCATCCGCAACGCGGCCCAGACCACCGTGGCGCCCACCGGCACCATCGCCACCGTGTGTGGCTGCGAAGGCTACGGCTGTGAGCCCGTCTTCGCCCTGGGCTACATCCGCCACTTCAAGGACGGCGACCGGGACGTGGAGCTGAACTACACCAGCCCCCTGTTCGAGGAAGCCCTGAACCAGACCGATCTGAGCCCCGAGGCCAAGGAGCGCATCAAGCAGCACGTGGCCGTCTACGGCAGTTGCCAGAACCTGCCCGAAGTGCCCGAACACATCCGCCACACCTTCGTGGTCAGCAGCGACATCACCGCCGAAGAGCACGTGCGCATGCAGGCCGCCATCCAGGCCTTTGTGGATAACAGCATCAGCAAGACGATAAACTTCCCCGAACATGCCACCGAAGAAGATGTGGCCAAGGCCTACATGCTGGCCTGGGAGCTGGGCTGCAAGGGGTTGACCGTCTACGTGACCGGCAGCCGCCAGGAGGTGGTGTTGGAGACCAAGGCCACCAAGGCCAGGAAGGAGGAGAGCCCGGCGATGGCCGAAGGGCAGCCGGCCGTGGAATCCTCGAGCCAGACGCCTGTGCCATACGCCAACGGCGCCCAGGCGCCGGCCGCCGCCACCGAGGACGTCAAGCCCATCATGACCAAGCGGCCCCGCCCCAAGACCCTCCACGGGGTGACCTATCGCAAGGAAACGCCCCTGGGCACTGCGTACATCACCATCAACAACGATGAGCGCAACGAGCCCTTCGAGGTCTTCCTCAACGTGGGCAAGGCGGGCAGCGAGGTCAGCGCGGTGAGCGAAGCCCTGGGCCGGCTCATCAGCCTGGTGCTGCGCATGCCGGCCAGCCTGCCCCCCAGTGAGCGCCTGCGGTGGGTTATGGACGAACTGGCC